The Pyxidicoccus sp. MSG2 DNA segment GTTCCCTTCCGGCGGGGGCACCAGCGCCAGGAAGGGAACCGCTCCCGCGATTCCGCCCAGGAGCAGGCCCTTCCCGAACTCGACCCCAATGTTGAAGTTGTCCCGGGCCGAGTACAGGGTCCGCATGACGAAGTAGCTGAACTCCGCCGACGGTATCCACCGGGCCTGGACCTCGATGGTCTCCGAGCACCGCCCCCCGTTGGCGTTGACGTAGCAGATGCCATCGGAGGGGCTCGTGCGCGCGACGGAGCCTCCCGCGACGGCGTACCCGCCATACCAGCTGTCATAGACGATGACGGGCAGCTCGTTGATCTCGAAGCCCGAGGGGTCCGTGTAGCGCAGCGGGTTGTTGAGCACGTAGCTGTAGCGGTTGAGCGTCTGGCTGGTGCGCGGTCCCTTCATGAGCGGGTCCGCGCTGAGGAAGCGCGCCAGCGTCGGGTCATACATCCGGCCGTTCATGTTGATGAGGTTCACCTCCTCGTCATGCTCGTGCCCCGTGAAGCCCTGACGCACCCGAGCGTTGTTGCCACGCGTCTGCGGGCTGCCCAGTGACTGCGGATGGCGCCGCCCGCCGAAGGGCTCGTACCGCATGCGCTCGAAGACCGCGCCCGCCTCGTCGGTCAGCGTCTCCACCGAGCCCTGATGGTCCGCGTGCAGGTAGAGGACCTTCTGCGCCGTTATCTGCCCTGCCGCGCTCGTGGCCCAGGCCACCTGCGCCACTGGCCGGTCCCCGCCCACGATGTTGAAGGCATGCACCGCCGTGCCGGCAGCGGCGCGCCGCACCTCGTAGAGGTCGCCGAGGTACACCGTCACGTCTCCCGTCGAGGAGCGCTTCACGGTCCGCCGGTTCATCGCGTCGTAGCGGAACGTCAGGCTCTGCGAGCCCTGGATGATGCGCGAGGGCAGGTTGAAGGGCGTGTACTCCACCGTACGGCCGGGCGCGGTGAGCTGGTTGCCATTGCCGTCATACGTGTACGAGCCCAGCGAGGAGCGAGACACCGCGTGTGGCCCCGCGCCTCCCGTCCCCTCGTAGAAGTAGGAGAGGCTCTCGCCCACGCCCTGGCGCACCGTGCGGTTCTTCAAGTTGCCCAGGTCGTCGTAGCCGTAGTCCACCGCCGTGGAGCCGCAGTTCTGGAAGGCGGTCCAGCTCTTCAGCCGGTCCAACGTGTCGTAGGTGAAGTCCTCGGTGGTCCGGGCCACCCGGTCATGCCGGGCGCGCATGTTGCCATTGGCCTCGTACTCGTAGGCCAGCGCCTGGCGCGGCTGCGTGCCCGACTTCGTGTCGATGAACAGGGGCCGGCCTCGCAGGTCATACTGGCGCCGGCTCACCACGCCATTGCCGAAGACCTCCGAGGTCAGCTGCCCCAGCCCGTTGCGCCCCTCGGCGCGCCAGTAGACGTGCCCGCTGGTCGCGTTCTTCACCGACTCCAGCGTTCCCCAGGGCTTGTACTGGTAGTCGAGCGCGAGCTGCTGCGAGGCCACCCCCGGGTACGTCACCTGGCGCATCAGGCCGTAGTCGTCGAACGTCCGGGTGAAGCCGTACACCGAGCCCTCCACGTTCCACGTCTCCCCCACCGGCCGCTTGAGCGCGTCGTAGGTGTAGACGACGGTGATGTCGTCCAGGCTCGTCGCGGGGTCGCCCTCCTGGGAGCTGCTCAGCAGCATCCCAATCTTCCCGACCGAGGGAGTGGGCATGTCCCACGTGAAGCGGGACACCCCCATCCGGTTCGTCTTGGTGGTGATGCGGCCCAGCACGTCCCGCGCGTACACCGTCGTGTCACCGTTGGCGTCCGTCTCGTCCGTGACCTCGCCGAAGGGGTTGTAGTGGGTGACGAGGCTGCCGGCGTCCGGGTCATCCAGCCGCGTCGGACGCCCCAGCCGGTCGTACTGGAAGTGGGGACCCTGGCCGTAGCCGTTGGTCACCGATGCGAGCACTCCGAAGGGACCATACGTGTACGTCGACAGCACGCGCCGGGTGTCCAGCACGTCCTCGGTCGTCTTGACCCGTCCGTGAGCGTCCGTCCACGTCACCACCTGGTTGTTCTTCTCATCCCAGGCGGTGCGCTTGTTCCCTTCGTACTGCCAGGTGCGGCTGGTGCCATCCGGGTACGTCACCCGCAGCTGACGCCCCAGGTTGTCGTAGGCGAAGGTGGTGGCCACCTGCTGGAAGCCCGTGGGTGAAGGCACCCATTGCTTCGCCAGCCGCCCCAGCGCGTCGTACTCGTTCGAGCTGTAGACGGCTTCCCCGCCGAACCCCTTCTTCCGCACGCTCAACGGGCGGCCGAGCCGGTCCACCGTGGACATCTCATCCAGGATGCCATCCACCGCCGCCGAGGTGCGCCGCTGGCTCGTCACGGTGAGCGCGCAGGAGGCGCCCGAGGGACAGGCGGCGTAGGAGAAGACGGTGTCCCCCAGCCCCGGAGCATCCACGCTCCGCAGCCGTCCGAAGCCGTCGTACTGGCGCCGCGTGGTGAGGCCGTTCTCGTCCACCTCCAGCGCTGGGACGCCCAGGCCTCCGTGGTACGCGAGGCTGACCGCGTGACCCAGGCTGTTGGTCATCACCGCCGGCCACGTGCGGTCCACGGTGTCGTAGGTGATGTTGCTCGTCCGGGCCGGCAGACCCCCGCCGCCGCAGGTCAGCTGGTAGGCGAGGCCGTCCGGGTCTCTCAGGTACGTGGTCACCTGCTCGAGCACCGGGTCCCCCGGCTCCACCGTCTCGCTGGACAGCAGCGCCGTCCCCGGCTGGTAGGCATGGGCGCGGCTGCGCGTCACGGAGACGCCGTCCACGGTGCTCGTCTCGCTCTCCGTGGTGGCCAGGCCGATGAGCCAGGCGAGCGCATCGTTCTGGTACTGCGCCGTCCAGGTCTTCACCTCCGTGCCGAGCGTCTCGCGCCGGAGCGTGGGGTTGCCGTAGGTCCAGTCGTGGTCCCACTCGGCGTCCACACGCCGCAGCAGCCCCTCGGTCTCCAGTTGCGACTCCAGCCGGTCGTACACCTCCTCCGTCGCCGTCTCCGGCAGGACGGTGAAGACGCTGCCGCCGCCCACGCCAGCGCGGACCCGGTGGTCATACCCGACGGTCCGCGTCTGCAGCTGGAGCCTCCCTCCCCCCGTCACGCGGGCCACCTCCTTGCGAGGCCTGCGCGCGTAGGGGTACTGCGTCCCCACGCGCGTCTGGTTGTCGAACTCGACGCGAAGCTCCGTGCCGGCCGCCACCTCGCGCACCGTCACCGCGGAGAACCCCAGGAACCCGCGCCCCATGCCGTCCATGCGCCCGTCCTCGTAGAGGTACTGGCGCACCCGCATCGAGCCGACGATGGAGTCCGCGAGGTGCTCGGACACCAGCCACATGCCCACGCGCTGGCAGCGCTGCGGCCAGGAGCAGGTGGTGCCCGGCGTATAGACGGACGGGTCCACCATGGGCTTGTAGTTGAAGCGCACCTGCGAGCCGAGCGAGTCCGTGACGCTCTCCAGCATCCCCGAGGCCTGGCCCTTGCGCTTGTAGAGGCGCAGCGAGCCATTGACGACCTGGGCCAGGTCCATCAGCCCGTCGCCGTTGAAGTCGAGCACCTGCGAGAGCTTGAAGCCCCGCGTCGTCGACTGCCCCACGGGAATGGGGAGCGCGCGCGGCACGAAGCCCGTCCCGTCCGACTGGAGCACCACCAGCTGGGAGCGGCCGTCCGAGTTGTCCATCAGCAGCAGGTCCTGCCGCCCGTCCCCGTTGAAGTCGAGGACCCGGATGCCGTTCTCCTTGGTGAAGGCGCCCACCTTCGCACCCGCCGGCAGGCTCACCACGTACGGCGCGGCGAAGCCATTCCCGGTGTTGACGAGCACCTCGATGTCACCGCCCGTCTTCTGCGCCCGCAGCGCGTCCGGCAGCCCATCACCGGTGATGTCGGCGAAGAAGTACTGCTTCTCCGAGACGTCCGTCCGGACGAGCGTCGTCTCCTTCTTCTCGAAGGCGCCATTGCGCCACGTCACCGCCCAGTAGCGCTTGCCCACCACCTCGTACTGCCCGGGGTACCAGGGCGAGTTGATCTTCTCGAGGATGAGCACGCTGGACTTCCCGGTGCCGTCCAGGTTGACCATCATCTGGGCGTTGTCGTTCTTCTCCGAGGTCTGGATGGACTGGAAGGCCTGCAGGCTGCCGCCCACGTTGGGGCGGTAGCCGAGCCGGGACAGGGTGTCGTCCGGGTTGCCCACCCACACCAGGTCCGGCAGCCCGTCGCCCTGGAGGTCCGCGTACCAGAAGCTGCTGCTGGAGCGCCCCTCGTCCCCGTTGACGCCGTACCAGTTGTAGCCGGGCGGCGGGTGGTTGGTGCGCAGGTAGTGCTTCAGCCGGCTCGCGGGGTTGAGGCTGCACCCCTCGATCTCCAGGAGGCTGACATCCATGCGCCCATCCGCGTTGACGTCCGCCCAGCGCCCGTCGTGGCCCCCCTTCACGTCCCAGCACAGGAGGCCGAGGTTGAGCTGGTCGTCGCCTCCGGAGACCTGGCCCGTGGGAGACACGGTGCGCATCGTCCACTTGTAGCGCCCGTTCTCGTCATAGGGCTTGCGGTAGAGCAGGTCGTCGCGCCCGTCACCATCCACGTCCACGGGGTTGAGCACCCAGAAGGTCGAGCTGCCCTGGGTCGCATCCGTGATGCCCGTGTCCACCTCCTCGAACTCGGCGCTCCCGGGCGTCCACCCGAAGGACATGGGGCGGACGCAGGCGCCGGTGCCGTCACACTCCTGGAAGGTGTCGAGCAGGCTGAGGCCGCTCTGCGCATCCGGCACGTAGGTGAGCCGGTACTGGCGCACGAGGCCCACCGCGGTGGGGTTGGGGGCCCGCACGCGGATTTCCTTCAGGCGCCGGCCGCTCCCCAGCTTGAAGCCCGAAACATGGGTGATGAACGTGTCGGGCCGGGCGACGTACTCGAAGTCGACGAAGCGGGTGGCCGGCATCCCGGCGCCCACGGAGGACGCGGTGTACTCGATGCGGTCCAGCGTCTGCTCGTAGCCCGAGGCCGCGCTGTCATGGTGCACCGAGTAGTGGAACGTCACCGAGTTGCCGCTGCGGTCCTCCATCTTGGCGAGCGCCCAGGCCAACCGGTTCTCCAGGCCGTCCGTCGTGGTCTGGATGCTCTCCTCGGACACGGGCACGGCGCTGACGCGCTCGCCCGCCAGGGTCGAGTTGTGAAGCAGGCCGTACGTCAGGATGCGCCCGCTCTTCAGGTAGACCTTGAACTGGAGCGGTCCGTTGGCATCCGCCGCCAGGGAGACCACCTTCGAGAAGCTCTCCTCCTCCGTCCGGTACTCGGTGCCGGAAGCTCCGTACGTACCCTGCACCGCCACCAGGCGCTGGCCATCCATACAGAAAGCGTCCGCGGCCGTGAAGGTGACGGGCTCGACCGTCCCGTCCTGGGCAAAGGTCCTGCCGCAGCGGGTAATCCGCGAGGCCGTGGACAGGCTCCAGCCGAGCCCCAGGGGCCCGTTGCCCGCATTGCTCTTGTAGTTCAGTGACAGCTCGGGCTGGACACCGGCGCGGCCCACCGGCAGCCACAGCGGGAGCGAGTACGTCGCCGCCCCGTCGGGGCTCACGGCGGACTGGCCCGTGGTGCGCCCCGCCGCGAAACCGTCGCCGCCCACCTCCGTCGGCAGGACGGTGTCCGAGGGCGCGTCCACCACCCGGCCCTCATTGCGCGCCACCGGGGCCTGCAGGTCCCACGGTCCTCCGTCCGAGGGACCACAGGACGCCGCGGCCACTGCCACACCCCACACGATGAACAGGAGTCTCTTCATGTTGCGCCCTCCACGGAGAGCCGGATTGCGGGAAAGGAACCGAGCCACACCACCACCACCCAGGGCACTCATCGCGAGAACGGGCCGGACGTCTGGTCCGCCCCCCTCAAGGACTCGATGTCGCCCTCACACAACCCGGCCTTGCAGAACGTCCCCGACGGGCACGTGCCGCAGCTGACGGTGGCTCCGCAGCCCGTCGCGGCCGAGCCGCACTGCTTCTCCCCGCACGCCGCGCCCTTGGACAGGGGCGTGCAACCACACACATTGGCCGTGCCTCCTCCGCCACACGACTGGTAGCTGCCGGAGCACGTGCCGCAGGAGTACGTGCCACCGCAGCCGTTGGACACCGTGCCGCAGTTCTTGCCACTGCAGGCAGCCGCCTGCGTCAGCGGGGTGCAGCCACACACGTTGGCCGTACCGCCTCCGCCGCACGACTGCGGGCTGCTGCAGGTGCCGCAGGTGTACGTGCCGCCGCAGCCATTGGACACCGTGCCGCAATTCTTGCCATTGCAGGCGGCCGCCTGCGTCATCGGGGTGCAGCCACACACGTTGGCCGTACCGCCTCCGCCGCACGACTGCGGGCTGCTGCAGGCGCCGCAGGAGTACGTGCCACCGCAGCCATTGGACACCGTGCCGCAATTCCGGCCGCTGCATGCGGAGGCCTGGGGGGCGGCCGTGCACCCACACATGCCCGACGTCCCACCGCCGCCACACGAGTCGTAGCCCGTGCAGACTCCGCAGCTGTACACGCCACCACACCCGTCCACCGCCGTGCCGCAGTTCTTGCCCGCGCAGGCCGTGGAGAGCGGAATGGGAACGCATCCATCTCCCACACCACAGACATTGGGAGCGCCCCCGCCACCGCACGTCTGACCCGCGGGACAGGAGCCACAGCTGAGCGTCCCTCCACAGCCATTGGGGACCGAGCCACAGTTCAGCCCGAGCTGCTCACACGTCCAGGGCTGGCACTGACAGGACAGGGAGTCCGAACGACAGACGCCGTCCTCGTCGAACTGGCCATCACAGTCATCGTCCACGCCATTGCACTGCTCGGGAGGGGCGGTACACACGCTCGACCAGCTGCCCCCCGCACAGCGACGGGTCGAGCCGGCGCACACGCCATTGGGCCCCACACAGGAGGTCACCAGCGTGTCCGGGCCCTGCCCCTGGATGTTGTCGACGACGCCGTCGCGGTCGTCGTCACAGCCATTGCACGCCTCACCCGAGGCCGTGACTCGCGTACAGGGCCCCGCGGAGCCATCCGGATTGCATTGCCTGTACGCCGCGCCTCCGCACTGGCTGCCGCAGGTGAGCTGCCGGTCAGAGGGAATGGCGCAGACCCAGGCTCCCGCCACACAGGTCCTCGTCCCCGTGCAGCCATTGCCCTGCGGGTCGCAAGAGCCATCGGTGAGCCCCTCGTCCACGCTCCCGTCGCCATCGTCGTCGCAGTTGTTGCAGACCTCCGGGCCATAGGCCGAGCACGTGCCGGCTATCAGCTCGCCGGTGGCGTCACAGGTGACGGTGCCGCTGCGCCCACAGACAGAGCAGGACTGGGTCGACGCGCTGGAGAACTCGCATGCCGACCAGTACGTTGCGCAGACCTGGGTGCCCACACAGGCGCCACTGCTGCACGCGCGAGAGCCGCCCTCCGGGAAGCAGGCGGCGCGCGCTTCACCCTGCGAGAGAAGCAATACAAGGCCCACCATCCCAAGCTGGATGGTGCGAGACAGATGCAACCACATGTAACCAAGACCTTCAGGCCGAAGGAGGCCCCTGAGACCTTCGGCACTGCACGCTCGTCGAACGCGCGCGTATACAAAGCATATCTGGTTGCAATTGTCAGGGCCCTTTGAGGTTTCCTTCGCACGCCCCACCCGCTACATCGCGCAGCCCCAGGAGCCTCTTCATGCCTGTCACCCTCCGCCCCGCGAAGCCTTCCGACGAACCGGCCCTGGGCCGCATGGGCGCGGCGCTCGCGCGCCTGCACCATGACTTCGACCCCCAGCGCTTCATGCTCCCGGACGATGTGGAGTCCGGCTACCGCTGGTGGCTGGGCAAGGAGGCCAGGAACAAGAAGGCCGTCGTCATCGTCGCGGAGCTGGACGGTGAAGTCGTCGGCTACGCCTATGGCCGCGAGGAGGCCGTGGACTGGAATGCCCTGCTGGACCGCAGCGGCGGCTTCCACGACATCTGGGTGGACGAGAAGGCCCGCCGCGCCGGCGCGGGCGTCCTGCTCGCCGAGGAGCTGATGAAGCGCCTCACCGCCCTTGGCGTCCCCCGCGTCGTCCTGCACGTCGCCGCGAAGAACGAGGCCGCCCAGCGCATGTTCGCGAAGCTCGGCTGGCGCCCCACCATGGTGGAGATGACGCGCGAGGCCTCGGCCCCCACCGACTCCGGTGAGCCCTCATAGCCTCCCGTGCGGCACCCGCCCCGCCTGGAACGCGTCCACCTGGAGGAAGGTGAAGGGCTGGTCATACAGGAGCCGGTCCTGCTGCCTCGTGCGGAACAGGTCCACGATGAGGTTCATCCTGTCCCCCAGGCTCCCCCAGTCCCGCGCCGCGCTGCCCGCCGTGTCATCCGGTGTGCGGTCCAGCTCGGCCATCAGCGCCACCAGCTCCGGGTGCTCCAGCCGCGTCAAGAGCGGCGGGAAGTCCCGCTCCGAGGCGAGCGAGGGGATGTCCTCGCCCAGCCGCAGCGTCACGTCGGGCAGCTCAATCCGCATCAGCGTCTTCGTCTCCAGCTCGCGCCACAGGCGCTCCAGCCGCGTGGCCAGCGGGGTGAAGGCCTCGCGCAGGCTCCACTCGGGCATGCCCCGCATGCGCCGGTTCGAGTCCGCCCGCGCGAACTCCACCAGGTTGTCCAGGAACACCTCGCGCAGCGGCGCGTTCAGCGCGGCGAGCACGGGCCCCTGCAACCGCGTCTGCTCGTGGTAGCCCACCAGCGCGTTGCCCAGGAACATCAGCTCCGCACGGGCCTTCCTGTCCGGGGTGAACATGGCCGCGTAGTACGCCTTCGCCGCGCGGATGAGCAGGTCCTGCCCGCCCTCCTCCACCGGCCCCGGCGCCAGCCGTGACAGCACCTGCTCCAGCCGCGAAGGGTCCGGCCCGTCCAGGCCCGCGAAGGTCTCCAGCAGGTCCACGTAGAGCGGGCCCAGCTCCTCGAAGACGATGAAGTTGCCGCGCGCCGCGTGGCGGGCCACCTCGTCGGTGATGTCCTCCAGCGTCCGCGCCAGCACGAACTGGACGCCCACCGACGCGCCCCACGCACCGAGCAGCTTGTCCTGCAGCTCGGCGATGCTGCGCGTCACCGCGTCCGCGCGGTCCAGCAGATCCGCCAGCAGCCCGGGCAGCACGTCCTTGCGGATGAAGGCGCCCGCCGTCTTGGACGCCCAGGTGGCGAAGCCGCACCAGTTGACGTCCTCCTCGCCGAGGACGTCGGTGAGGGCCACC contains these protein-coding regions:
- a CDS encoding RHS repeat-associated core domain-containing protein, which translates into the protein MKRLLFIVWGVAVAAASCGPSDGGPWDLQAPVARNEGRVVDAPSDTVLPTEVGGDGFAAGRTTGQSAVSPDGAATYSLPLWLPVGRAGVQPELSLNYKSNAGNGPLGLGWSLSTASRITRCGRTFAQDGTVEPVTFTAADAFCMDGQRLVAVQGTYGASGTEYRTEEESFSKVVSLAADANGPLQFKVYLKSGRILTYGLLHNSTLAGERVSAVPVSEESIQTTTDGLENRLAWALAKMEDRSGNSVTFHYSVHHDSAASGYEQTLDRIEYTASSVGAGMPATRFVDFEYVARPDTFITHVSGFKLGSGRRLKEIRVRAPNPTAVGLVRQYRLTYVPDAQSGLSLLDTFQECDGTGACVRPMSFGWTPGSAEFEEVDTGITDATQGSSTFWVLNPVDVDGDGRDDLLYRKPYDENGRYKWTMRTVSPTGQVSGGDDQLNLGLLCWDVKGGHDGRWADVNADGRMDVSLLEIEGCSLNPASRLKHYLRTNHPPPGYNWYGVNGDEGRSSSSFWYADLQGDGLPDLVWVGNPDDTLSRLGYRPNVGGSLQAFQSIQTSEKNDNAQMMVNLDGTGKSSVLILEKINSPWYPGQYEVVGKRYWAVTWRNGAFEKKETTLVRTDVSEKQYFFADITGDGLPDALRAQKTGGDIEVLVNTGNGFAAPYVVSLPAGAKVGAFTKENGIRVLDFNGDGRQDLLLMDNSDGRSQLVVLQSDGTGFVPRALPIPVGQSTTRGFKLSQVLDFNGDGLMDLAQVVNGSLRLYKRKGQASGMLESVTDSLGSQVRFNYKPMVDPSVYTPGTTCSWPQRCQRVGMWLVSEHLADSIVGSMRVRQYLYEDGRMDGMGRGFLGFSAVTVREVAAGTELRVEFDNQTRVGTQYPYARRPRKEVARVTGGGRLQLQTRTVGYDHRVRAGVGGGSVFTVLPETATEEVYDRLESQLETEGLLRRVDAEWDHDWTYGNPTLRRETLGTEVKTWTAQYQNDALAWLIGLATTESETSTVDGVSVTRSRAHAYQPGTALLSSETVEPGDPVLEQVTTYLRDPDGLAYQLTCGGGGLPARTSNITYDTVDRTWPAVMTNSLGHAVSLAYHGGLGVPALEVDENGLTTRRQYDGFGRLRSVDAPGLGDTVFSYAACPSGASCALTVTSQRRTSAAVDGILDEMSTVDRLGRPLSVRKKGFGGEAVYSSNEYDALGRLAKQWVPSPTGFQQVATTFAYDNLGRQLRVTYPDGTSRTWQYEGNKRTAWDEKNNQVVTWTDAHGRVKTTEDVLDTRRVLSTYTYGPFGVLASVTNGYGQGPHFQYDRLGRPTRLDDPDAGSLVTHYNPFGEVTDETDANGDTTVYARDVLGRITTKTNRMGVSRFTWDMPTPSVGKIGMLLSSSQEGDPATSLDDITVVYTYDALKRPVGETWNVEGSVYGFTRTFDDYGLMRQVTYPGVASQQLALDYQYKPWGTLESVKNATSGHVYWRAEGRNGLGQLTSEVFGNGVVSRRQYDLRGRPLFIDTKSGTQPRQALAYEYEANGNMRARHDRVARTTEDFTYDTLDRLKSWTAFQNCGSTAVDYGYDDLGNLKNRTVRQGVGESLSYFYEGTGGAGPHAVSRSSLGSYTYDGNGNQLTAPGRTVEYTPFNLPSRIIQGSQSLTFRYDAMNRRTVKRSSTGDVTVYLGDLYEVRRAAAGTAVHAFNIVGGDRPVAQVAWATSAAGQITAQKVLYLHADHQGSVETLTDEAGAVFERMRYEPFGGRRHPQSLGSPQTRGNNARVRQGFTGHEHDEEVNLINMNGRMYDPTLARFLSADPLMKGPRTSQTLNRYSYVLNNPLRYTDPSGFEINELPVIVYDSWYGGYAVAGGSVARTSPSDGICYVNANGGRCSETIEVQARWIPSAEFSYFVMRTLYSARDNFNIGVEFGKGLLLGGIAGAVPFLALVPPPEGNTKHFYLGYAAALFAWGGVEVIGGGMGLIGGGGAAVGGTAVAATGVGAPVGAPVAVGGVVVAAGSTVAIIVGTVNIIGAINAVQMANKAGNQGTSASGGKDPNKEPKKEIRDADIQPGKNHTANGRLSMEEAVNHVRNGGDVIAPDKSTARSIAEQAGNGRAVWDPPHGDQQKPHYHPLGPDGERAGGHVLY
- a CDS encoding GNAT family N-acetyltransferase, whose translation is MPVTLRPAKPSDEPALGRMGAALARLHHDFDPQRFMLPDDVESGYRWWLGKEARNKKAVVIVAELDGEVVGYAYGREEAVDWNALLDRSGGFHDIWVDEKARRAGAGVLLAEELMKRLTALGVPRVVLHVAAKNEAAQRMFAKLGWRPTMVEMTREASAPTDSGEPS